A genome region from Pseudomonas sp. S06B 330 includes the following:
- a CDS encoding gluconokinase, producing the protein MNPPLSAIVVMGVAGCGKSYVGAAIAGLSGGRLIEGDDFHPAANIQKMSAGIPLDDDDRAGWLIRLGEELQATLKHGERPILTCSALKKRYRDALRHAVPDLGFVFLDLTPEEASRRVLARPGHFMPASLIASQFAALERPNGEALTLPLDATLPVDTLAVQVDLWLKPCGEPVLARTA; encoded by the coding sequence ATGAACCCACCCCTATCGGCAATCGTGGTAATGGGCGTAGCTGGCTGCGGCAAAAGCTATGTCGGTGCTGCCATTGCAGGTTTGAGCGGCGGCCGCCTGATCGAAGGCGATGACTTCCACCCCGCTGCCAATATTCAAAAAATGAGCGCCGGCATTCCCCTGGACGATGACGACCGCGCCGGTTGGCTGATCCGTCTGGGTGAAGAGTTGCAGGCCACCCTTAAGCACGGTGAGCGCCCCATCCTCACCTGTTCGGCGTTGAAAAAGCGCTACCGCGACGCCTTGCGTCATGCCGTGCCGGACCTGGGTTTCGTCTTTCTCGACCTGACCCCTGAAGAAGCCAGCCGCCGGGTGCTTGCCCGCCCTGGGCACTTCATGCCCGCCAGCCTGATCGCCAGTCAGTTCGCCGCCCTCGAACGCCCCAATGGCGAAGCCCTGACCCTGCCCCTGGATGCCACGCTGCCCGTGGATACCCTCGCCGTGCAGGTGGACCTGTGGCTAAAGCCCTGCGGTGAACCGGTGCTGGCGCGAACGGCCTGA
- a CDS encoding GntP family permease, translating into MFGLATDTYLLLDAVVTIIGLVLLITHFKVHPFVALTLAAGFLGLTSGMPVAKVMKSFQDGFGGVLGFVGIVLALGTMLGKLMADSGGADQIAQTLIRAFGKEKVHWAMMFAAFLVGIPLFFEIGFVLLIPLVFIVARRSGVSLIKIGIPLLAGLSVVHGLVPPHPGPLLAIGIFNADIGKTIFYGLIVALPTAIIAGPLYGNFISRYIPGSPSQELMDQIARESEQKNLPSFSVTLITVLLPVFLMLLKTFADVVLPAEHIVRQWMDLIGHPITALLAALLLAFYTFGAARGFSRQQIMKLLDQSLAPTAAIILIVGAGGGFKQMLVDTGVGNVIGQMAVQAQISPIMLAWLVAAVIRIATGSATVATITGAGIVAPVIGMMPGVNRELLVLATGAGSLILSHVNDAGFWLVKQYFNMTVAETFKTWSMMETILSVVGIIFIMLLSLVV; encoded by the coding sequence ATGTTCGGTTTGGCAACTGATACCTACCTGCTGCTTGATGCCGTAGTCACCATCATCGGTCTGGTGCTACTGATCACCCACTTTAAAGTCCATCCCTTCGTCGCGTTGACCCTGGCCGCCGGCTTTCTCGGCCTGACCTCGGGCATGCCGGTGGCCAAAGTAATGAAATCTTTCCAGGACGGCTTTGGTGGCGTGCTGGGCTTTGTTGGTATTGTCCTGGCCCTGGGCACCATGCTCGGCAAGCTGATGGCCGACTCCGGCGGTGCCGACCAGATCGCCCAGACCTTGATCCGCGCCTTTGGCAAAGAAAAAGTGCACTGGGCGATGATGTTCGCCGCTTTTCTGGTGGGGATTCCGCTGTTCTTCGAGATCGGCTTCGTCCTGCTGATCCCGCTGGTATTCATTGTCGCCCGGCGGTCCGGGGTATCACTGATCAAAATCGGTATTCCGCTGCTGGCCGGGCTTTCGGTGGTCCATGGTCTGGTGCCGCCGCATCCCGGACCGCTGCTGGCCATTGGTATCTTCAATGCCGACATCGGCAAGACCATCTTCTATGGCCTGATCGTCGCCCTGCCCACAGCGATCATTGCCGGCCCACTGTATGGCAACTTCATCTCCCGCTACATTCCAGGCTCGCCGTCGCAAGAGTTGATGGACCAGATCGCCCGTGAATCCGAACAGAAGAACCTGCCAAGCTTCAGCGTGACGCTGATCACCGTGCTGCTGCCGGTGTTTCTGATGCTGCTGAAAACCTTCGCCGATGTGGTGCTGCCAGCTGAACATATCGTGCGTCAATGGATGGACCTGATCGGCCACCCGATTACCGCCCTGCTCGCCGCCCTGTTACTGGCGTTCTATACCTTCGGTGCCGCACGCGGTTTCTCCCGTCAGCAGATCATGAAACTGCTCGACCAGAGCCTGGCACCCACCGCCGCTATCATTTTGATCGTCGGTGCCGGTGGTGGTTTCAAGCAGATGCTGGTGGATACTGGCGTCGGCAACGTCATCGGTCAAATGGCGGTACAAGCGCAAATCTCGCCGATCATGCTGGCTTGGCTGGTAGCGGCGGTAATTCGTATTGCCACAGGCTCAGCGACGGTGGCGACGATTACCGGGGCCGGGATTGTGGCACCGGTGATCGGCATGATGCCGGGGGTCAACCGTGAGTTGCTGGTATTGGCTACAGGTGCAGGCTCGTTGATCCTGTCTCACGTCAACGATGCCGGTTTCTGGCTGGTAAAACAGTACTTCAATATGACCGTGGCCGAGACCTTCAAGACCTGGAGCATGATGGAAACCATTCTTTCGGTGGTCGGCATCATCTTTATCATGCTGCTGTCGTTGGTAGTCTGA
- the yiaY gene encoding L-threonine dehydrogenase, with protein sequence MSSTFFIPAVNIMGIDCLDEAMAAIAGYGLRKALIVTDTGLVKAGVAERIAEQLAMRDIDSSIFDGAKANPSIANVEQGLAQLQRERCDCVISLGGGSPHDCAKGIALCATNGGKISDYEGVDRSAKPQLPLIAINTTAGTASEMTRFCIITDEARHVKMAIVDRNVTPLLSVNDPALMAGMPKGLTAATGMDALTHAIEAYVSTAATPITDACAIKAMELISENLRQAVAQGSDLQARENMAYAQFLAGMAFNNASLGYVHAMAHQLGGFYDLPHGVCNAVLLPHVQRFNAKVSAARLRDVARAMGVDVSGMTAQQGSDAAIAAIETLSRDIDIPAGLAELGAKAVDVPVLASNALKDACGLTNPRPANQEEIEAIFKAAF encoded by the coding sequence ATGAGCAGCACGTTCTTCATCCCTGCCGTCAACATCATGGGCATTGATTGCCTTGACGAGGCGATGGCCGCCATTGCCGGCTATGGATTGCGCAAGGCACTGATCGTTACTGACACCGGACTAGTCAAGGCCGGTGTCGCCGAGCGTATTGCCGAACAGCTGGCCATGCGCGACATTGATTCGTCGATATTTGACGGGGCTAAAGCCAACCCCAGTATCGCCAACGTTGAACAAGGCCTGGCGCAGTTGCAGCGCGAGCGCTGCGATTGCGTGATTTCCCTGGGCGGTGGCTCGCCGCATGATTGCGCCAAGGGCATTGCCCTGTGCGCCACCAATGGCGGCAAAATCAGTGATTATGAAGGCGTTGACCGTTCGGCCAAGCCGCAACTGCCGTTGATTGCCATCAACACCACCGCTGGCACTGCCAGTGAAATGACCCGTTTCTGCATCATCACCGACGAGGCGCGCCATGTGAAAATGGCCATTGTCGACCGCAACGTCACGCCGCTGCTGTCGGTCAACGACCCGGCGTTGATGGCCGGGATGCCTAAAGGGTTGACCGCCGCCACCGGCATGGATGCCCTGACCCACGCCATTGAAGCCTACGTGTCGACGGCTGCCACACCGATCACCGATGCCTGCGCCATCAAGGCGATGGAGCTGATCAGCGAAAACCTGCGTCAGGCGGTGGCCCAAGGCAGTGATTTGCAGGCACGAGAGAACATGGCCTACGCACAGTTCCTTGCGGGTATGGCGTTCAACAACGCTTCGCTGGGGTATGTGCATGCCATGGCTCACCAGTTAGGCGGTTTTTACGACTTGCCGCATGGTGTGTGTAACGCGGTACTGCTGCCGCATGTGCAGCGCTTCAATGCCAAAGTCAGTGCGGCACGCCTGCGTGATGTGGCCAGGGCCATGGGCGTGGATGTGTCGGGCATGACGGCGCAGCAGGGCAGCGATGCGGCGATTGCAGCGATTGAGACGCTGTCGCGGGACATTGATATTCCGGCAGGGTTGGCTGAACTGGGGGCAAAAGCGGTGGATGTGCCGGTGCTGGCCAGCAATGCGCTTAAGGACGCGTGTGGTTTGACCAATCCGCGGCCAGCCAATCAGGAAGAGATTGAGGCGATTTTCAAGGCTGCTTTCTGA